From Pagrus major chromosome 18, Pma_NU_1.0, a single genomic window includes:
- the smad5 gene encoding mothers against decapentaplegic homolog 5, with the protein MTSMSSLFSFTSPAVKRLLGWKQGDEEEKWAEKAVDALVKKLKKKKGAMEDLEKALSCPGQPSKCVTIPRSLDGRLQVSHRKGLPHVIYCRVWRWPDLQSHHELKPLEVCEYPFGSKQKEVCINPYHYKRVESPVLPPVLVPRHSEFNPQHSLLVQFRNLTHNEPHMPLNATFPESFQQPHSGGGSSSGGGGGGGGSFPISPNSPYPPSPASSGTYPNSPASSGPSSPFQLPADTPPPAYMPPDEQLGQESQSMETSSSLVQPNMARGDVQPVEYEEPSHWCSIVYYELNNRVGEAYHASSTSVLVDGFTDPSNNKNRFCLGLLSNVNRNSTIENTRRHIGKGVHLYYVGGEVYAECLSDTSIFVQSRNCNYHHGFHPTTVCKIPSGCSLKIFNNQEFAQLLAQSVNHGFEAVYELTKMCTIRMSFVKGWGAEYHRQDVTSTPCWIEVHLHGPLQWLDKVLTQMGSPLNPISSVS; encoded by the exons ATGACCTCGATGTCCAGTCTCTTCTCCTTCACAAGCCCAGCGGTCAAGCGCCTGCTCGGCTGGAAGCagggagacgaggaggagaaaTGGGCAGAAAAGGCAGTGGACGCGCTGGTGAaaaagctgaagaagaagaaaggtgcCATGGAGGACCTGGAGAAAGCTTTGAGCTGCCCTGGGCAGCCCAGCAAGTGTGTTACCATTCCAAGATCACTGGACGGCCGGCTACAGGTTTCCCACAGAAAAGGCCTGCCTCACGTCATCTACTGCAGAGTGTGGCGCTGGCCCGACCTCCAGTCCCATCACGAGCTCAAGCCCCTGGAGGTGTGCGAGTACCCGTTTGGCTCCAAACAGAAGGAGGTCTGCATCAACCCATATCACTACAAGCGAGTGGAAAGTCCTG TGCTCCCTCCTGTCCTGGTACCACGGCACAGCGAGTTCAACCCACAGCACAGCTTGCTGGTACAGTTCCGCAATCTCACCCACAACGAGCCACACATGCCCCTGAACGCCACCTTTCCAGAGTCCTTCCAGCAGCCACACAGTGggggcggcagcagcagcggtggaggaggaggtggaggcggCTCTTTCCCCATCTCGCCCAACTCTCCGTATCCTCCTTCTCCTGCCAGCAGTGGTACTTATCCAAACTCTCCTGCCAGCTCGGGGCCCTCCAGTCCATTCCAGCTCCCAG CTGACACCCCACCCCCAGCCTACATGCctcctgatgagcagctggGCCAGGAGAGCCAGTCCATGGAAACAAGCAGCAGCCTGGTGCAGCCGAACATGGCCAGAGGAG ATGTGCAACCAGTCGAGTACGAGGAACCGAGCCACTGGTGCTCTATTGTCTACTATGAACTCAACAATCGTGTAGGTGAGGCGTACCATGCCTCATCGACAAGCGTGCTGGTGGATGGCTTCACCGACCCTTCAAACAACAAGAACCGCTTCTGCCTCGGACTGCTGTCCAACGTCAACCGCAACTCGACAATCGAAAACACCCGCAGACACATCGGCAAAG GAGTGCACCTGTACTATGTGGGAGGAGAGGTGTACGCAGAGTGCCTCAGTGACACCAGCATCTTTGTCCAGAGCCGTAACTGTAATTACCATCACGGCTTCCACCCCACCACTGTCTGCAAGATCCCCAGTGGATGTAGCCTCAAGATTTTCAACAACCAGGAGTTTGCTCAGCTTCTGGCCCAGTCTGTCAACCACGGCTTTGAGGCTGTTTACGAGCTTACTAAGATGTGTACCATTAGGATGAGCTTCGTCAAG GGCTGGGGAGCGGAGTATCACCGACAGGACGTCACCAGCACCCCCTGCTGGATTGAGGTGCATCTGCACGGACCCCTCCAGTGGCTGGACAAGGTGCTAACACAAATGGGTTCACCTCTCAACCCAATCTCCTCTGTGTCCTAA
- the syvn1 gene encoding E3 ubiquitin-protein ligase synoviolin, whose protein sequence is MVRAALVTATSLALTGAVVAHAYLLKHQFYPTVVYLTKSSPSMAVLYIQAFVLVFLLGKFMRKVFFGQLRAAEMEHLIERSWYAVTETCLAFTVFRDDFSPRFVALFTLLLFLKCFHWLAEDRVDFMERSPNISWLFHMRVLSLMGLLGVLDFLFVNHACHSIITRGASVQLVFGFEYAILLTMVLTTFIKYLLHTIDLQSENPWDNKAVYMLYTELFTGFIKVLLYIAFMTIMIKVHTFPLFAIRPMYLAMRQFKKAVTDAIMSRRAIRNMNTLYPDATPEDLQASDNVCIICREEMVTGAKKLPCNHIFHSSCLRSWFQRQQTCPTCRMDVLRASNNNQTPAPAQAPPPAPAAPANAPAAPPANVAPGMLPGFPPGIFPFWGPFPAVPPPPAAAAAAAPGATDAPQGSTEATQAAGSSQPTSSSADTAAAAAAAAAAAPGSALPGFPFSFPPPPFPTAPWLPMPPPPPFMSSMPPPPPSLSRLSEEELRELEAEGRRGLEARLQCLQNIHTLLDAAMLNIHHYLSTVATLTPPRPEARTAEASGTNNSASSPVASSSMDSPSQENDSPSSEQVDGATVSSQPADSTSAASDTERQETMDEGVVVGEEDGEPNAAELRRRRLRKLETATSSSSSPPPDN, encoded by the exons ATGGTACGAGCAGCCTTGGTGACTGCCACCAGTCTAGCACTGACTGGGGCTGTGGTGGCACATGCTTATCTCCTCAAACATCAGTTCTACCCGACTGTGGTCTACCTCACCAAGAGCAGCCCCAGCATGGCG GTGTTGTACATTCAGGCCTTTGTGTTGGTGTTCTTGCTGGGAAAGTTCATGAGGAAGGTCTTTTTTGGACAGCTAAGAGCTGCAGAAATGGAG cATCTCATTGAGCGATCCTGGTACGCGGTGACCGAGACATGCCTGGCATTCACTGTGTTCAGGGATGACTTCTCCCCCCGCTTTGTAGCCCTCTTCACCCTCCTACTTTTCCTTAAGTGCTTCCACTGGCTGGCTGAGGACCGGGTGGACTTT ATGGAGCGGAGTCCAAACATATCATGGCTTTTTCACATGAGAGTATTGT CTCTCATGGGACTTCTGGGTGTCCtggacttcctgtttgtcaaCCATGCCTGTCACAGCATCATTACCCGAGGAGCTTCAGTCCAGCTTGTTTTTGGATTTGAG TATGCCATCCTGCTGACCATGGTACTGACGACCTTCATTAAATACCTTCTGCACACCATTGACCTGCAGAGTGAGAATCCCTGGGACAACAAGGCCGTCTATATGCTCTACACCGAGCTCTTCACAG GTTTCATCAAAGTGCTCCTGTACATCGCCTTCATGACCATCATGATAAAGGTCCACACCTTCCCCCTGTTCGCCATTCGGCCCATGTATCTGGCTATGAG GCAATTCAAGAAAGCTGTAACAGACGCTATCATGTCTCGGAGAGCCATCCGCAACATGAATACACT ATATCCTGATGCCACTCCTGAAGACCTGCAGGCTTCTGACAACGTCTGCATCATCTGTCGAGAGGAAATGGTCACCGGAGCCAAGAAACTGCCTTGTAATCACATTTTCCACTCCAG CTGCCTGCGCTCCTGGTTCCAGAGACAGCAGACCTGTCCTACCTGTCGCATGGACGTCCTCCGGGCATCTAACAACAATCAGACTCCAGCCCCAGCACAGGCCCCGCCCCCTGCTCCAGCAGCCCCCGCCAACGCCCCCGCAGCCCCACCTGCCAATG tGGCTCCAGGCATGTTACCTGGCTTTCCTCCGGGCATCTTCCCCTTCTGGGGTCCCTTCCCTGCAGTGCCCCCTCCTCCTGccgctgcagcagctgcagctcctggtGCCACTGATGCTCCACAGGGCAGCACAGAGGCTACACAAGCAGCTG GTTCCAGCCAGCCCACCTCGTCGTCTGcagacactgctgctgctgccgcagctgccgctgctgctgctccaggaTCAGCTCTCCCAGGCTTCCCCTTCtccttcccccctcctcccttccccACTGCACCTTGGCTGCCCATgccaccacctcctcccttca tgTCATCgatgcctcctcctcctccgtctctgtCCCGGCTGtcggaggaggagctgagggagcTGGAGGCAGAGGGCCGACGGGGCCTCGAGGCCCGGCTCCAGTGTCTCCAGAACATCCACACCCTGCTGGACGCTGCCATGCTCAACATCCACCACTACCTCAGCACCGTCGCCACACTCAC TCCTCCTCGGCCTGAGGCCAGAACTGCAGAAGCCAGCGGGACGAACAACTCTGCTTCATCTCCTGTAGCTAGCAGTAGCATGGACAGTCCCAGCCAGGAGAACGACTCTCCCAGCT ctGAGCAGGTGGACGGAGCTACAGTCTCCTCTCAGCCGGCTGACTCTACTTCTGCTGCCTCGGACACGGAGAGACAAGAAACGATGGACGAAGGAGTGGTGgtgggagaggaggatggagagccCAACGCTGCTGAGCTGAGACGCCGCCGCCTTCGTAAGCTAGAGACggcaacatcatcatcatcttcaccccCTCCAGACAACTGA
- the gpr137 gene encoding integral membrane protein GPR137 has product MEAPVTASPPPNSSTYPPPVPLHPAVAPSVELGFTILYTVLYGGLFLVVYAQLWLLYLYRHKRWSYQSVFLFLCLLWAALRTTLFSFYFRNAVEANHLPVAVYWLLYCFPVCLQFFTLSLINLYFTQVLFKVRELYSSDVNRRLLLARCMYGALSVMFLCVNVVCAALGDRGAGGGSEKHTWNLVLVRVLVNDLLFILDAVLLAASLLLLTRHSRSTSPYLISKGTTVCRTAALGAAVILLFASRACYNLTVLVLSQSRQVESFNFDWYNVSDQADLRSELGDRGYLAFGAILLIWELLPTSLLILIFRVRRPTQETSSMAVNNRVLPRPYFFDDPQGSDDDAPVPWARSLHPHASWYGSETAPLLFASNPPDQNHQHHSFYSTPQN; this is encoded by the exons ATGGAAGCTCCAGTCACGGCTTCCCCACCTCCCAACTCCTCCACTTATCCTCCCCCGGTCCCCCTGCACCCAGCCGTCGCCCCCTCGGTCGAGCTCGGTTTCACAATCCTCTACACCGTTCTTTACGGAGGACTGTTCCTGGTGGTGTACGCCCAGCTCTGGCTTCTCTACCTCTACAGACACAAAAGATGGAGCTACcagagtgtttttctgttcctctGCCTGCTCTGGGCCGCCCTCCGCACCACCCTGTTCTCCTTTTACTTCCGTAACGCTGTGGAGGCCAACCACCTACCTGTGGCGGTCTACTGGCTGCTCTACTGcttccctgtctgtctgcagttcTTCACTCTCAGCCTTATTAACCTGTATTTCACTCAG GTGCTATTTAAAGTGAGAGAGCTTTATAGCTCAGACGTGAACAGAAGACT GCTGCTGGCACGTTGTATGTATGGTGCGTTGAGCGTCATGTTCCTCTGCGTCAACGTGGTGTGTGCGGCTCTCGGGGACAGAGGTGCTGGCGGTGGGTCGGAGAAGCACACCTGGAATCTTGTCCTGGTTCGAGTTCTAGTCAACGACTTGCTCTTCATCCTGGATGCGGTGTTACTGGCTGCCTCGCTGCTGCTCCTGACCAGACACTCGCGCTCCACCAGCCCCTACCTGATCAGCAAG GGGACCACCGTGTGCCGTACAGCAGCTCTGGGAGCGGCAGTGATCTTGTTGTTTGCCAGTCGAGCCTGCTACAACCTGACAGTCCTCGTTCTGTCTCAGAGCCGTCAGGTGGAGTCATTCAACTTTGACTGGTACAACGTCTCTGACCAG gctGACTTGCGTAGTGAACTGGGCGACAGAGGCTACCTGGCCTTCGGTGCCATCCTCCTCATATGGGAGCTGCTCCCGACCAGTTTACTCATCCTCATCTTCAGAGTTCGCCGACCGACTCAAGAG ACCAGCAGCATGGCCGTCAACAACAGGGTCCTACCTCGTCCATATTTCTTTGACGACCCTCAAGGCAGTGATGATGATGCACCTGTTCCGTGGGCACGCAGTTTACATCCACACGCAAG CTGGTACGGATCAGAGACCGCTCCTCTGCTGTTTGCCAGCAACCCTCCAGACCAGAACCACCAGCACCACTCGTTCTACTCCACCCCCCAGAACTGA